In Colius striatus isolate bColStr4 chromosome 17, bColStr4.1.hap1, whole genome shotgun sequence, the following proteins share a genomic window:
- the DEPDC5 gene encoding GATOR1 complex protein DEPDC5 isoform X3: protein MRTNKVYKLVIHKKGFGGSDDELVVNPKVFLQIKLGDVVEIAHPNDEYSPLLLQVKSLKEDLQKETISVDQTVAQVFRLRPYQDVHVNVVDPKEVTLDLVELTFKDQYIGRGDMWRLKKSLVSTCAYVTQKVEFAGIRAQAGELWVKSEKVTCGYISEDTRVVFRSTSAMVYIFIQMSCEMWDFDIYGDLYFEKAVNGFLADLFTKWKEKNCSHEVTVVLFSRTFYEAKSIDEFPEAHRASIQQDHEGRFYEDFYKVVVQNERREEWTSLLVTIKKLFIQYPVLVRLEQAEGFPPGYNSTSAQGNYLEAINLSFNVFDKHYINRNFDRTGQMSVVITPGVGVFEVDRLLMILTKQRMIDNGIGVDLVCMGEQPLHAVPLFKLHNRCGPGDSRLGDDYNIPHWINHSFYTSKSQLLCNSFTPRIKLAGRKPPTEKAKSNRDASLGGPKDAENALPIQVDYDGYDAQVFRLPGPSRAQRCTTFSRSVRERESRTRKSSSSYDVSCSPSLQSRTLPPEEVRSQASDDSSLGKISNILMIPRPHLHQCEVSSSLGYTSTRDALENMLESQQRDSSAPGRFHVGSAESLLRVRPGGLVPQRALINPFAPSRMPMKLTSNRRRWMHTFPVGPSGEAIQIHHQTRQNMAEMQGSGQQDLTHSSAELLELAYHEATGRHISSRHAGENVSFLSFTGAEEYSNSVAGSSSAGMNLKTQNKDSLEDAVSNSADPMPGFCCTVGVDWKSLTTPACLPLTTDYFPDRQSLQNDYTEGCYDLLPEADMDRRDEEGVQMTAQQVFEEFICQRLMQGYQIIVQPKPQKPPAAVPPPLSSSPLYSRGLVSRNRPEEEDQYWLSMGRTFHKVTLKDKIITVTRYLPKYPYESAQINYTYSLCPSHSDSEFVSCWVEFSHERLEEYKWNYLDQYICSAGSEDFSLIESLKFWRTRFLLLPACISATKRISEGEAHCDVYGDRPRSDEEEWQLLDGFIRFVEGLNRIRRRHRSDRMIRKGSAMKGLQITGPIPTHSLEQSGPPIGKKGTSALSALLQMEASQKTLGEQQAAMLSGKSSGQPSESGSIAITPTYMDSPRKDGAFFMDFVRSPRTASTFYSQVSIDQSVPATSDGSTLINPGQLPDRGNTQTLGSSQSAADQGYAPASAAESSSQQCSASTLTSSSTLIEILEAMKHPTTGIQLLSEQKGLSPYCFISAEVVHWLVNNVEGVQTQAMAIDIMQKMLEEQLIVHASGEALRTFIYGFYFYKIVVDKEADRVGMQQPAMWHTAAMDDFSAFQRKWFEVAFVAEELLHSEIPAFFLPWLPSRPASYASRHSSFSRSFGGRSQAAALLAATVPEQRTVTLDVDVNNRTDRLEWCSCYYHGNFSLNAAFEIKLHWMAVTAAVLFEMVQGWHRKATSCGFLLVPVLEGPFALPSYLYGDPLRAQLFIPLNVSCLLKEGSEHLFDGFEPETYWDRMHLLQEAIAHRFGFVQDKYSASAFNFPAENKPQYIHVTGTVFLQLPYSKRKFSCGQQRRRRNSTSSTTQNMFCEERIGYNWAYNTMLTKTWRSSATGDEKFADRLLKDFTDFCWNKDSRLVLFWTNCLDKMHASAP, encoded by the exons ATGATGAACTGGTGGTGAATCCTAAGGTATTTCTACAGATCAAGCTGGGAGATGTTGTGGAAATTGCACATCCCAATGATGAGTACAG TCCCTTGCTTCTACAAGTCAAGTCACTGAAAGAAGATTTGCAGAAAG AAACGATAAGTGTGGATCAGACAGTTGCACAAGTGTTCCGACTGCGGCCGTACCAGGATGTCCATGTCAATGTGGTTGACCCAAAG GAGGTGACCTTGGACTTGGTGGAGCTCACCTTTAAAGATCAGTACATAGGGCGCGGGGATATGTGGCGACTGAAGAAAAGCTTG GTCAGCACATGTGCATATGTCACCCAGAAAGTTGAATTTGCAGGTATCAG GGCACAGGCAGGTGAACTGTGGGTAAAGAGTGAGAAAGTCACTTGTGGCTACATCAGTGAGGACACTCGG gtTGTCTTCCGCTCCACGTCTGCCATGGTTTATATTTTTATCCAGATGAGCTGTGAAATGTGGGATTTTGATATTTATG GGGACCTATACTTTGAGAAAGCTGTGAATGGCTTCCTTGCTGACCTCTTCACAAAGTGGAAG GAGAAGAATTGCAGCCATGAAGTGACAGTGGTTCTGTTTTCGAGAACATTTTACGAAGCAAAATCTATCG atGAGTTTCCCGAAGCACATCGTGCATCAATCCAACAGGATCACGAGGGGAGATTTTACGAAGACTTTTACAA AGTTGTAGTTCAGAATGAGAGACGAGAAGAATGGACCTCATTGCTGGTGACcattaaaaagcttttcatcCAGTATCCTGTGCTGGTACGACTAGAGCAAGCAG AGGGTTTTCCTCCAGGTTACAATTCTACCTCAGCACAAGGGAACTACCTGGAGGCCATAAATCTTTCTTTCAATG TGTTTGACAAGCACTACATCAACCGGAACTTCGACCGCACGGGGCAGATGTCTGTGGTGATCACTCCTGGTGTCGGCGTCTTCGAGGTCGATCGGCTGCTCATGATCCTAACCAAGCAGCGGATGATAGACAACG GGATAGGAGTGGATTTGGTATGCATGGGAGAACAACCACTGCATGCTGTACCACTCTTTAAG CTCCACAATCGCTGCGGTCCTGGAGACTCCAGATTGGGTGATGACTACAATATTCCACACTGGATAAACCACAG cttctATACATCCAAAAGCCAGCTCCTGTGTAACAGCTTCACCCCACGGATCAAGCTGGCAGGAAGGAAA CCACCGACTGAGAAAGCAAAAAGTAACCGTGATGCCT CATTAGGAGGTCCAAAAGATGCTGAGAATGCCCTGCCTATCCAGGTGGATTATGATGGCTACGATGCCCAGGTGTTCAGACTGCCAGGCCCATCCAGAGCCCAGCGCTGTACCACTTTCAG CAGGTCtgtgagggagagagagagtCGTACCAGGAAAAGCTCCAGTTCCTACGATGTGTCGTGCAGCCCGTCCCTGCAGAGCCGCACGCTGCCCCCCGAGGAGGTGAGGAGCCAGGCTTCTGATGACAGCTCCCTGGGCAAGATCTCCAACATTCTCATGATCCCACGGCCTCATCTGCACCAGTGTGAAGTCAGCAGCTCTTTGGGCTATACCAGTACCAGAG ATGCCCTGGAGAACATGCTGGAGTCTCAGCAGCGCGACTCGAGCGCGCCGGGGCGCTTCCACGTGGGCAGCGCGGAGTCGCTGCTGCGCGTGCGGCCGGGGGGGCTGGTGCCGCAGCGCGCGCTCATCAACCCCTTCGCCCCGTCCCGCATGCCCATGAAGCTGACGTCCAACCGCCGCCGCTGGATGCACACCTTCCCCGTCG GTCCATCAGGAGAAGCTATCCAGATCCACCACCAGACCCGTCAGAACATGGCAGAAATGCAGGGCAGCGGGCAGCAGGATCTGACACActcctctgctgagctgctggagctggcttATCATGAGGCAACTGGCAG GCACATCAGCTCTCGGCATGCAGGTGAAAATGTCTCCTTCCTGAGCTTCACAGGAGCAGAGGAATACTCGAACAgtgtggctggcagcagcagtgcag GGATGAACCTCAAAACTCAGAACAAGGATTCCTTGGAAGATGCTGTCTCTAACTCTGCAGATCCAA TGCCAGGCTTCTGTTGTACAGTTGGAGTGGACTGGAAATCCCTCACTACCCCGGCCTGTCTCCCTCTCACCACGGATTACTTCCCTGACCGCCAGAGCCTGCAGAACGATTACACCGAGGGTTGCTATGATCTGCTCCCCGAGGCTGACATGGACAG GAGAGATGAGGAGGGAGTGCAGATGACAGCCCAGCAGGTGTTTGAGGAGTTCATTTGCCAACGGCTCATGCAGGGCTATCAGATCATTGTGCAGCCCAAGCCGCAGAAGCCACCCGCGGCTGTGCCGCCCccgctcagcagcagccccctgtACAGTCGAG GTCTTGTATCAAGAAACCGACCTGAGGAAGAAGATCAGTACTGGCTGAGTATGGGCCGTACCTTCCACAAAGTAACACTGAAAGACAAAATTATTACTGTGACTCGATACCTGCCAAA GTATCCATATGAATCTGCACAGATAAACTACACTTACAGCTTGTGCCCCTCACACTCAGACTCTGAATTTGTCTCTTGCTGGGTGGAATTTTCCCATGAGAGACTGGAAGAGTACAAGTGGAATTACTTGGATCAGTATATCTGTTCTGCTGGCTCTGAGGATTTCAG CCTTATCGAGTCGCTGAAGTTCTGGAGGACCcgcttcctgctgctgcccgcCTGCATCAGCGCCACGAAGCGCATCTCGGAGGGGGAGGCTCACTGCGACGTGTACGGCGACAGGCCGCGCTCTGACGAGGAGGAGTGGCAGCTCCTCGATGGCTTCATCCGCTTCGTGGAGGGCCTGAACCGCATCCGGCGCCGCCATCGCTCCGACCGGATGATCCGC AAAGGGTCTGCCATGAAAGGCTTGCAGATTACTGGGCCAATTCCCACCCACTCTCTGGAGCAGTCTGGGCCTCCCATTGGGAAGAAAGGAACCTCAGcgctctcagctctgctgcagatgGAAGCCAGTCAGAA gaCACTGggggagcagcaggcagcaatGCTTTCTGGGAAGAGCTCTGGGCAGCCTTCGGAGAGTGGGAGCATTGCTATCACACCCACCTATATGGACAGCCCTCGTAAG GATGGGGCCTTCTTTATGGATTTTGTTCGCAGCCCACGTACAGCTTCAACCTTCTACTCACAG GTCTCCATAGACCAGTCAGTTCCTGCAACCTCAGATGGCAGCACATTGATAAACCCAGGGCAGTTACCTGACAGGGGCAACACGCAGACCTTGGGGAGTTCCCAGAGTGCTGCAGACCAGGGGTATGCCCcagccagtgctgctgagaGCAG CTCTCAGCAGTGTTCAGCAAGCACTCTGACTTCCTCCTCCACCTTGATAGAGATTCTCGAAGCCATGAAACACCCCAC CACAGGGATCCAGCTGCTCTCTGAACAGAAGGGTCTCTCTCCGTACTGTTTCATCAGTGCAGAAGTGGTGCACTGGCTGGTGAATAATGTGGAGGGTGTGCAAACCCAGGCCATGGCCATCGACATCATGCAG aaaatGCTAGAAGAGCAGCTCATTGTCCATGCATCTGGAGAAGCTTTACGAACCTTTATTtatggcttttatttttacaagatTGTTGTGGACAAAGAAGCAGACCGAG TGGGCATGCAGCAGCCTGCCATGTGGCACACAGCTGCCATGGATgacttctctgccttccagagGAAATGGTTTGAGGTGGCATTTGTGGCAGAAGAGCTCCTGCACTCGGAGATCCCCGCGTTCttcctgccctggctgcccagcCGCCCAGCCTCCTATGCAAGTAGGCACAGTTCCTTTAGCCGCAGTTTCGGAGGACGGAGCCAGGCAGCTGCACTATTAG CTGCCACGGTGCCCGAGCAGCGGACGGTGACGCTCGACGTGGATGTGAATAACCGCACAGACCGTCTGGAGTGGTGCAGTTGTTATTACCATGGCAACTTCTCGCTGAATGCTGCCTTTGAAATCAAGTTACACTGGATGGCAGTGACTGCAGCTGTTCTTTTTGAGATG GTTCAGGGTTGGCATCGGAAAGCCACATCCTGTGGGTTCCTGCTCGTCCCAGTCCTGGAAGGCCCATTTGCTTTGCCCAGTTACTTATATGGAGACCCACTTCGAGCTCAGTTGTTCATCCCACTCAATGTCAGCTGCTTATTGAAGGAGGGCAGTGAGCATTTGTTTGATG gctttgaaCCAGAAACATACTGGGACCGTATGCACCTCCTCCAGGAAGCAATTGCACACAG
- the DEPDC5 gene encoding GATOR1 complex protein DEPDC5 isoform X1: MRTNKVYKLVIHKKGFGGSDDELVVNPKVFLQIKLGDVVEIAHPNDEYSPLLLQVKSLKEDLQKETISVDQTVAQVFRLRPYQDVHVNVVDPKEVTLDLVELTFKDQYIGRGDMWRLKKSLVSTCAYVTQKVEFAGIRAQAGELWVKSEKVTCGYISEDTRVVFRSTSAMVYIFIQMSCEMWDFDIYGDLYFEKAVNGFLADLFTKWKEKNCSHEVTVVLFSRTFYEAKSIDEFPEAHRASIQQDHEGRFYEDFYKVVVQNERREEWTSLLVTIKKLFIQYPVLVRLEQAEGFPPGYNSTSAQGNYLEAINLSFNVFDKHYINRNFDRTGQMSVVITPGVGVFEVDRLLMILTKQRMIDNGIGVDLVCMGEQPLHAVPLFKLHNRCGPGDSRLGDDYNIPHWINHSFYTSKSQLLCNSFTPRIKLAGRKPPTEKAKSNRDASLGGPKDAENALPIQVDYDGYDAQVFRLPGPSRAQRCTTFSRSVRERESRTRKSSSSYDVSCSPSLQSRTLPPEEVRSQASDDSSLGKISNILMIPRPHLHQCEVSSSLGYTSTRDALENMLESQQRDSSAPGRFHVGSAESLLRVRPGGLVPQRALINPFAPSRMPMKLTSNRRRWMHTFPVGPSGEAIQIHHQTRQNMAEMQGSGQQDLTHSSAELLELAYHEATGRHISSRHAGENVSFLSFTGAEEYSNSVAGSSSAGMNLKTQNKDSLEDAVSNSADPILTLSAPPVVPGFCCTVGVDWKSLTTPACLPLTTDYFPDRQSLQNDYTEGCYDLLPEADMDRRDEEGVQMTAQQVFEEFICQRLMQGYQIIVQPKPQKPPAAVPPPLSSSPLYSRGLVSRNRPEEEDQYWLSMGRTFHKVTLKDKIITVTRYLPKYPYESAQINYTYSLCPSHSDSEFVSCWVEFSHERLEEYKWNYLDQYICSAGSEDFSLIESLKFWRTRFLLLPACISATKRISEGEAHCDVYGDRPRSDEEEWQLLDGFIRFVEGLNRIRRRHRSDRMIRKGSAMKGLQITGPIPTHSLEQSGPPIGKKGTSALSALLQMEASQKTLGEQQAAMLSGKSSGQPSESGSIAITPTYMDSPRKDGAFFMDFVRSPRTASTFYSQVSIDQSVPATSDGSTLINPGQLPDRGNTQTLGSSQSAADQGYAPASAAESSSQQCSASTLTSSSTLIEILEAMKHPTTGIQLLSEQKGLSPYCFISAEVVHWLVNNVEGVQTQAMAIDIMQKMLEEQLIVHASGEALRTFIYGFYFYKIVVDKEADRVGMQQPAMWHTAAMDDFSAFQRKWFEVAFVAEELLHSEIPAFFLPWLPSRPASYASRHSSFSRSFGGRSQAAALLAATVPEQRTVTLDVDVNNRTDRLEWCSCYYHGNFSLNAAFEIKLHWMAVTAAVLFEMVQGWHRKATSCGFLLVPVLEGPFALPSYLYGDPLRAQLFIPLNVSCLLKEGSEHLFDGFEPETYWDRMHLLQEAIAHRFGFVQDKYSASAFNFPAENKPQYIHVTGTVFLQLPYSKRKFSCGQQRRRRNSTSSTTQNMFCEERIGYNWAYNTMLTKTWRSSATGDEKFADRLLKDFTDFCWNKDSRLVLFWTNCLDKMHASAP; this comes from the exons ATGATGAACTGGTGGTGAATCCTAAGGTATTTCTACAGATCAAGCTGGGAGATGTTGTGGAAATTGCACATCCCAATGATGAGTACAG TCCCTTGCTTCTACAAGTCAAGTCACTGAAAGAAGATTTGCAGAAAG AAACGATAAGTGTGGATCAGACAGTTGCACAAGTGTTCCGACTGCGGCCGTACCAGGATGTCCATGTCAATGTGGTTGACCCAAAG GAGGTGACCTTGGACTTGGTGGAGCTCACCTTTAAAGATCAGTACATAGGGCGCGGGGATATGTGGCGACTGAAGAAAAGCTTG GTCAGCACATGTGCATATGTCACCCAGAAAGTTGAATTTGCAGGTATCAG GGCACAGGCAGGTGAACTGTGGGTAAAGAGTGAGAAAGTCACTTGTGGCTACATCAGTGAGGACACTCGG gtTGTCTTCCGCTCCACGTCTGCCATGGTTTATATTTTTATCCAGATGAGCTGTGAAATGTGGGATTTTGATATTTATG GGGACCTATACTTTGAGAAAGCTGTGAATGGCTTCCTTGCTGACCTCTTCACAAAGTGGAAG GAGAAGAATTGCAGCCATGAAGTGACAGTGGTTCTGTTTTCGAGAACATTTTACGAAGCAAAATCTATCG atGAGTTTCCCGAAGCACATCGTGCATCAATCCAACAGGATCACGAGGGGAGATTTTACGAAGACTTTTACAA AGTTGTAGTTCAGAATGAGAGACGAGAAGAATGGACCTCATTGCTGGTGACcattaaaaagcttttcatcCAGTATCCTGTGCTGGTACGACTAGAGCAAGCAG AGGGTTTTCCTCCAGGTTACAATTCTACCTCAGCACAAGGGAACTACCTGGAGGCCATAAATCTTTCTTTCAATG TGTTTGACAAGCACTACATCAACCGGAACTTCGACCGCACGGGGCAGATGTCTGTGGTGATCACTCCTGGTGTCGGCGTCTTCGAGGTCGATCGGCTGCTCATGATCCTAACCAAGCAGCGGATGATAGACAACG GGATAGGAGTGGATTTGGTATGCATGGGAGAACAACCACTGCATGCTGTACCACTCTTTAAG CTCCACAATCGCTGCGGTCCTGGAGACTCCAGATTGGGTGATGACTACAATATTCCACACTGGATAAACCACAG cttctATACATCCAAAAGCCAGCTCCTGTGTAACAGCTTCACCCCACGGATCAAGCTGGCAGGAAGGAAA CCACCGACTGAGAAAGCAAAAAGTAACCGTGATGCCT CATTAGGAGGTCCAAAAGATGCTGAGAATGCCCTGCCTATCCAGGTGGATTATGATGGCTACGATGCCCAGGTGTTCAGACTGCCAGGCCCATCCAGAGCCCAGCGCTGTACCACTTTCAG CAGGTCtgtgagggagagagagagtCGTACCAGGAAAAGCTCCAGTTCCTACGATGTGTCGTGCAGCCCGTCCCTGCAGAGCCGCACGCTGCCCCCCGAGGAGGTGAGGAGCCAGGCTTCTGATGACAGCTCCCTGGGCAAGATCTCCAACATTCTCATGATCCCACGGCCTCATCTGCACCAGTGTGAAGTCAGCAGCTCTTTGGGCTATACCAGTACCAGAG ATGCCCTGGAGAACATGCTGGAGTCTCAGCAGCGCGACTCGAGCGCGCCGGGGCGCTTCCACGTGGGCAGCGCGGAGTCGCTGCTGCGCGTGCGGCCGGGGGGGCTGGTGCCGCAGCGCGCGCTCATCAACCCCTTCGCCCCGTCCCGCATGCCCATGAAGCTGACGTCCAACCGCCGCCGCTGGATGCACACCTTCCCCGTCG GTCCATCAGGAGAAGCTATCCAGATCCACCACCAGACCCGTCAGAACATGGCAGAAATGCAGGGCAGCGGGCAGCAGGATCTGACACActcctctgctgagctgctggagctggcttATCATGAGGCAACTGGCAG GCACATCAGCTCTCGGCATGCAGGTGAAAATGTCTCCTTCCTGAGCTTCACAGGAGCAGAGGAATACTCGAACAgtgtggctggcagcagcagtgcag GGATGAACCTCAAAACTCAGAACAAGGATTCCTTGGAAGATGCTGTCTCTAACTCTGCAGATCCAA TTCTGACGCTGTCTGCTCCCCCCGTAGTGCCAGGCTTCTGTTGTACAGTTGGAGTGGACTGGAAATCCCTCACTACCCCGGCCTGTCTCCCTCTCACCACGGATTACTTCCCTGACCGCCAGAGCCTGCAGAACGATTACACCGAGGGTTGCTATGATCTGCTCCCCGAGGCTGACATGGACAG GAGAGATGAGGAGGGAGTGCAGATGACAGCCCAGCAGGTGTTTGAGGAGTTCATTTGCCAACGGCTCATGCAGGGCTATCAGATCATTGTGCAGCCCAAGCCGCAGAAGCCACCCGCGGCTGTGCCGCCCccgctcagcagcagccccctgtACAGTCGAG GTCTTGTATCAAGAAACCGACCTGAGGAAGAAGATCAGTACTGGCTGAGTATGGGCCGTACCTTCCACAAAGTAACACTGAAAGACAAAATTATTACTGTGACTCGATACCTGCCAAA GTATCCATATGAATCTGCACAGATAAACTACACTTACAGCTTGTGCCCCTCACACTCAGACTCTGAATTTGTCTCTTGCTGGGTGGAATTTTCCCATGAGAGACTGGAAGAGTACAAGTGGAATTACTTGGATCAGTATATCTGTTCTGCTGGCTCTGAGGATTTCAG CCTTATCGAGTCGCTGAAGTTCTGGAGGACCcgcttcctgctgctgcccgcCTGCATCAGCGCCACGAAGCGCATCTCGGAGGGGGAGGCTCACTGCGACGTGTACGGCGACAGGCCGCGCTCTGACGAGGAGGAGTGGCAGCTCCTCGATGGCTTCATCCGCTTCGTGGAGGGCCTGAACCGCATCCGGCGCCGCCATCGCTCCGACCGGATGATCCGC AAAGGGTCTGCCATGAAAGGCTTGCAGATTACTGGGCCAATTCCCACCCACTCTCTGGAGCAGTCTGGGCCTCCCATTGGGAAGAAAGGAACCTCAGcgctctcagctctgctgcagatgGAAGCCAGTCAGAA gaCACTGggggagcagcaggcagcaatGCTTTCTGGGAAGAGCTCTGGGCAGCCTTCGGAGAGTGGGAGCATTGCTATCACACCCACCTATATGGACAGCCCTCGTAAG GATGGGGCCTTCTTTATGGATTTTGTTCGCAGCCCACGTACAGCTTCAACCTTCTACTCACAG GTCTCCATAGACCAGTCAGTTCCTGCAACCTCAGATGGCAGCACATTGATAAACCCAGGGCAGTTACCTGACAGGGGCAACACGCAGACCTTGGGGAGTTCCCAGAGTGCTGCAGACCAGGGGTATGCCCcagccagtgctgctgagaGCAG CTCTCAGCAGTGTTCAGCAAGCACTCTGACTTCCTCCTCCACCTTGATAGAGATTCTCGAAGCCATGAAACACCCCAC CACAGGGATCCAGCTGCTCTCTGAACAGAAGGGTCTCTCTCCGTACTGTTTCATCAGTGCAGAAGTGGTGCACTGGCTGGTGAATAATGTGGAGGGTGTGCAAACCCAGGCCATGGCCATCGACATCATGCAG aaaatGCTAGAAGAGCAGCTCATTGTCCATGCATCTGGAGAAGCTTTACGAACCTTTATTtatggcttttatttttacaagatTGTTGTGGACAAAGAAGCAGACCGAG TGGGCATGCAGCAGCCTGCCATGTGGCACACAGCTGCCATGGATgacttctctgccttccagagGAAATGGTTTGAGGTGGCATTTGTGGCAGAAGAGCTCCTGCACTCGGAGATCCCCGCGTTCttcctgccctggctgcccagcCGCCCAGCCTCCTATGCAAGTAGGCACAGTTCCTTTAGCCGCAGTTTCGGAGGACGGAGCCAGGCAGCTGCACTATTAG CTGCCACGGTGCCCGAGCAGCGGACGGTGACGCTCGACGTGGATGTGAATAACCGCACAGACCGTCTGGAGTGGTGCAGTTGTTATTACCATGGCAACTTCTCGCTGAATGCTGCCTTTGAAATCAAGTTACACTGGATGGCAGTGACTGCAGCTGTTCTTTTTGAGATG GTTCAGGGTTGGCATCGGAAAGCCACATCCTGTGGGTTCCTGCTCGTCCCAGTCCTGGAAGGCCCATTTGCTTTGCCCAGTTACTTATATGGAGACCCACTTCGAGCTCAGTTGTTCATCCCACTCAATGTCAGCTGCTTATTGAAGGAGGGCAGTGAGCATTTGTTTGATG gctttgaaCCAGAAACATACTGGGACCGTATGCACCTCCTCCAGGAAGCAATTGCACACAG